The following are from one region of the uncultured Hyphomonas sp. genome:
- the rodA gene encoding rod shape-determining protein RodA, producing MSHEGGFSGYSRGEARTRTARSLNFDGTSSGLLGKLARLPWGFILLIVAMALIGIAMLYSSTYTNPAEQHLWKLQLIRFVICFGIMIALALLPLSWWMNLSWLAYAGTILLLLAVEFVGTTGGGAQRWLRIGPVAVQPSEFAKLAVTLALARYYHGMLGANGSRFLIHIGAAVIILIPAGLVFLQPDLGTALAIIASGGVVVFLAGLSGRIILAGMTAAAAAVWPVYQFVLEPYQRGRVDTFLAQLFGSSGASTSLGESYQIEQAKIAIGAGGLNGKGWLQGIQSQQDYVPEQHTDFILTVIAEEFGFLGATAILVGFAVLLGWSLYTAFQSASNFGRYAVAGATATVAFYVVFNVAMVLGLLPVVGMPLPLISYGGTAMLTAMSCFGLILSAYLHRDDKLNTTGLF from the coding sequence ATGAGCCACGAGGGTGGCTTCAGCGGTTACAGCCGGGGAGAGGCGCGCACGCGTACTGCCCGGTCGCTCAATTTTGACGGCACCTCGTCCGGCCTGCTCGGCAAGCTGGCGCGGCTGCCCTGGGGCTTCATCCTGCTGATCGTTGCCATGGCGCTGATCGGCATCGCGATGCTCTATTCATCGACCTATACGAACCCGGCGGAACAGCATCTCTGGAAGCTGCAGCTGATCCGTTTCGTCATTTGCTTCGGCATCATGATCGCGCTGGCGCTGTTGCCGCTCTCCTGGTGGATGAATCTGTCCTGGCTGGCCTATGCGGGCACGATCCTGCTGCTGCTGGCGGTGGAGTTCGTTGGAACAACCGGCGGCGGGGCCCAGCGCTGGCTGCGGATCGGCCCGGTGGCGGTTCAGCCTTCGGAGTTTGCCAAGCTGGCCGTGACTCTTGCGCTGGCCCGGTATTATCACGGCATGCTGGGCGCGAACGGGTCCCGGTTTCTGATCCATATCGGTGCGGCGGTGATCATCCTGATCCCGGCCGGGCTGGTTTTCCTTCAGCCGGACCTTGGGACCGCGCTGGCGATCATCGCATCCGGCGGCGTGGTCGTCTTCCTGGCGGGCCTGTCCGGACGCATCATTCTGGCCGGAATGACCGCCGCCGCCGCCGCCGTCTGGCCTGTGTACCAGTTCGTACTGGAACCCTATCAGCGGGGACGGGTGGACACATTTCTCGCCCAATTGTTCGGCTCCAGCGGGGCCTCGACGTCTCTGGGTGAAAGCTACCAGATCGAACAGGCCAAGATCGCCATCGGCGCGGGCGGCCTGAACGGGAAGGGCTGGCTGCAGGGGATCCAGTCCCAGCAGGACTATGTGCCCGAACAGCATACCGACTTCATCCTGACCGTAATTGCTGAGGAATTCGGCTTTCTTGGCGCGACAGCCATTCTGGTCGGCTTTGCGGTTCTTCTCGGCTGGTCGCTCTACACAGCGTTCCAGTCCGCCAGCAATTTTGGCCGGTATGCCGTTGCCGGTGCGACGGCCACCGTTGCCTTTTATGTCGTGTTTAACGTGGCCATGGTGCTGGGCCTTCTGCCGGTTGTGGGCATGCCATTGCCCCTGATCTCATACGGTGGCACAGCCATGTTGACGGCAATGTCCTGTTTTGGCCTGATCCTGTCGGCCTATCTGCACCGGGACGACAAACTAAACACAACAGGGTTATTCTGA
- a CDS encoding sodium-dependent transporter produces the protein MATIARKADTWGSRFGFIMAAVGSSVGLGNFWRFPYTAGENGGGAFILIYIACVILIGLPVLMAEYGMGRKSGMSAVEGVESLARAESKSQRWGFVGWIGTITASFILSFYMVISAWLLAFVIQACKNGFAGMDASSSGTNFANVIGQGEHALASKWYMLALLAAFIIANVAVVGRGVKGGIEKAASILMPAFFVILLVIVGFSLSRGNAGETFTFLFQPKWEDVGFKTFLEAVGQAFFSIGVGVGLMITYGAYLDRGTNIPRSSVIIAGSDTFVALIAGFAIFPIVFAAGLDPAGGPSLFFVSMPVALGNLGPIGYLMSILFFALALFAAFTSSISLLEVSVSWLEERQGVTRMGAAIGVGFMLWMVGAAYIFSTEYLDFMDFITGNVLLPLGGLLVAIFAGWVLSRDMLTSELGEGNIMNVWRFLMRWFVPAFVGFVLFFGFFDKIQDQYHVQLPGFLETLLGPNYELPPVG, from the coding sequence ATGGCGACAATCGCCCGCAAGGCAGACACATGGGGCTCACGCTTCGGGTTCATCATGGCGGCCGTTGGTTCTTCGGTCGGCCTCGGCAATTTCTGGAGGTTTCCATACACAGCCGGTGAAAATGGCGGTGGCGCGTTCATCCTGATCTACATAGCCTGCGTCATTCTGATTGGCCTGCCAGTGCTGATGGCTGAGTACGGCATGGGCCGGAAATCCGGCATGTCGGCGGTGGAGGGGGTTGAGTCCCTCGCGCGGGCGGAAAGCAAGAGCCAGCGCTGGGGCTTTGTCGGCTGGATCGGCACGATCACGGCTTCCTTCATCCTGTCATTCTACATGGTGATCTCGGCGTGGCTGCTCGCCTTCGTGATCCAGGCCTGCAAGAACGGTTTCGCCGGAATGGACGCGTCCAGTTCGGGCACCAATTTCGCCAATGTCATTGGCCAGGGAGAGCATGCGCTTGCCTCCAAATGGTACATGCTGGCGCTGCTCGCCGCCTTTATCATTGCAAACGTGGCGGTTGTCGGCCGCGGCGTGAAGGGCGGGATCGAGAAAGCCGCCAGCATCCTGATGCCGGCCTTCTTCGTCATCCTTCTGGTCATCGTCGGCTTCTCCCTGTCGCGCGGCAATGCCGGAGAGACCTTTACCTTCCTGTTCCAGCCCAAATGGGAGGATGTCGGCTTCAAGACCTTCCTGGAAGCTGTGGGCCAGGCCTTCTTCTCTATCGGCGTTGGCGTTGGCCTGATGATCACCTATGGCGCCTATCTCGACCGGGGCACCAATATCCCGCGATCCTCCGTGATCATTGCAGGATCGGACACATTCGTCGCGCTGATCGCCGGCTTTGCGATCTTCCCGATCGTGTTCGCGGCAGGCCTCGATCCGGCAGGCGGCCCGAGCCTCTTCTTCGTGTCGATGCCGGTGGCGCTCGGTAACCTCGGACCTATCGGCTACCTGATGTCGATCCTGTTCTTTGCGCTGGCCCTGTTTGCCGCGTTCACCTCGTCGATCTCGCTGCTTGAAGTCTCGGTTTCCTGGCTGGAAGAACGCCAGGGCGTGACCCGGATGGGCGCGGCCATCGGGGTTGGTTTCATGCTGTGGATGGTCGGTGCGGCCTATATCTTCTCGACCGAATATCTCGACTTCATGGATTTCATTACCGGCAATGTCCTGCTTCCGCTGGGCGGTTTGCTGGTCGCAATCTTTGCCGGCTGGGTCCTGTCGCGTGACATGCTGACCTCCGAGCTGGGCGAGGGGAACATCATGAATGTCTGGCGCTTCCTGATGCGCTGGTTCGTGCCGGCCTTTGTCGGGTTCGTTCTGTTCTTTGGCTTCTTCGACAAGATCCAGGACCAGTATCACGTCCAGCTGCCGGGCTTCCTGGAAACCCTGCTGGGCCCGAATTACGAGCTGCCGCCTGTCGGATAA
- the mrdA gene encoding penicillin-binding protein 2, which yields MSKGFHPDQEFSRRMLMAGVGGGVVWAGLVARLFQLQILEGKKYDELANENHIKLELAPPQRGRILDRFGKPLASHRRAGRVTVIPEQLDDPAATIASIGQLIELSDGQVERVLRDIQRARLRRAAFLPVIVANELSYEDFARMNVHAVELPGVQVEMALTRSYPRGRDFAHVLGYVARASQDDLDRLTEGKTPDEATTIERMFRHPDMRTGRQGMERFAEEWLRGKPGFKKLVTNAAGRVIDQIPDERLAPEAGKDLFITIDMDLQRVAIERFEGESGAAVVVDIDSGEILSMVSTPAFDPNDFVNGISTADYAALRDNTRSPLYPRAHGGVYPPGSTFKMVVATAALETGAITPTDKVHCNGYYHFGNRTWHCWKKGGHGTVDLHGGIKGSCDVYFYEVARRAGAQAIADTARKFGFGEAWTLGMTGARSGLVPDPEWKMRVRKEPWYEGETLNFGIGQGQLGVTPLQLALMTARIATEGHALKPSLIGLGPKDPDDHVLDAHLDAEIMKLMKSGMYGVTSEWGGTARSSGDLGLGGPRLAGKTGTAQVRRITTAERATGVRKGANIERELRDHALFVAYAPADNPKYAISVVVEHGEGGSRTAAPVARDILAHAIRTNSGRKPAWTKSASLNRSDKEGTPT from the coding sequence ATGAGCAAGGGATTTCACCCCGATCAGGAATTCTCCCGCCGGATGCTGATGGCGGGCGTTGGTGGCGGCGTTGTCTGGGCCGGCCTGGTCGCACGTCTGTTCCAGCTGCAGATCCTGGAAGGCAAGAAATACGACGAGCTGGCCAACGAAAACCACATCAAGCTGGAACTCGCCCCGCCTCAGCGCGGGCGGATTCTGGATCGTTTCGGCAAGCCGCTCGCGTCGCACCGCCGGGCCGGACGGGTTACCGTCATTCCCGAACAGCTGGACGATCCGGCGGCAACGATTGCCAGCATCGGCCAGTTGATTGAACTGTCCGACGGGCAGGTCGAACGCGTTCTGAGGGATATCCAGCGCGCCCGTCTGCGCCGGGCCGCTTTCCTTCCGGTGATCGTGGCGAATGAATTGTCCTATGAAGATTTCGCCCGGATGAACGTGCACGCTGTTGAGCTGCCGGGCGTTCAGGTTGAGATGGCGCTGACACGGTCTTATCCGCGCGGACGGGATTTCGCGCATGTCCTTGGCTATGTCGCCCGGGCCAGCCAGGACGATCTGGACCGGCTGACCGAAGGCAAGACGCCGGACGAGGCCACGACGATCGAACGGATGTTCCGCCACCCCGATATGCGGACGGGCCGGCAGGGCATGGAACGCTTTGCTGAAGAATGGCTGCGCGGAAAGCCGGGCTTCAAGAAGCTGGTGACCAATGCGGCAGGCCGCGTGATCGATCAGATCCCGGACGAACGCCTTGCGCCGGAAGCAGGCAAGGACCTGTTCATCACCATCGACATGGACCTGCAGCGCGTTGCGATTGAGCGGTTCGAGGGGGAAAGCGGCGCGGCCGTCGTCGTCGATATCGACAGCGGCGAGATCCTTTCCATGGTGTCCACGCCAGCTTTCGATCCCAATGATTTCGTGAACGGAATTTCCACGGCCGACTACGCGGCCTTGCGGGATAACACCCGTTCGCCGCTCTATCCGCGGGCGCATGGCGGGGTGTATCCGCCGGGGTCGACGTTCAAAATGGTCGTCGCAACGGCAGCGCTTGAAACCGGCGCCATCACGCCGACCGACAAGGTGCATTGCAACGGTTACTACCATTTCGGGAACCGGACATGGCACTGCTGGAAAAAGGGTGGCCACGGAACGGTGGATCTGCACGGCGGCATCAAGGGGTCGTGCGATGTCTATTTCTATGAAGTCGCCCGCCGGGCCGGCGCGCAGGCGATTGCGGACACGGCGCGCAAGTTCGGCTTCGGCGAGGCCTGGACCCTCGGCATGACCGGCGCCCGCAGCGGCCTTGTGCCGGACCCGGAATGGAAAATGCGGGTCCGCAAAGAACCTTGGTATGAAGGGGAAACGCTGAACTTCGGCATCGGGCAGGGACAGCTTGGCGTCACGCCTCTGCAGCTGGCCCTGATGACCGCACGCATCGCAACCGAAGGCCACGCCCTGAAGCCGAGCCTGATCGGGCTTGGCCCGAAAGATCCGGATGACCATGTGCTCGATGCGCATCTTGATGCGGAAATCATGAAGCTGATGAAGTCGGGCATGTATGGCGTGACGTCCGAATGGGGCGGCACCGCGCGCAGCTCCGGCGATCTGGGGCTCGGCGGCCCACGCCTTGCGGGCAAGACGGGTACGGCGCAGGTTCGCCGCATTACAACAGCTGAGCGGGCCACCGGCGTCCGCAAGGGAGCAAACATCGAGCGTGAGTTGCGAGACCACGCCCTGTTCGTGGCCTATGCCCCGGCCGACAATCCGAAATATGCAATCTCTGTCGTCGTTGAGCACGGGGAAGGGGGCTCGCGCACCGCCGCGCCGGTCGCCCGCGATATTCTCGCCCACGCCATCCGCACCAATAGCGGCCGCAAGCCGGCATGGACGAAGAGCGCGTCCCTCAATCGATCCGATAAAGAAGGCACGCCGACATGA